A window of Dehalococcoidia bacterium contains these coding sequences:
- a CDS encoding chemotaxis protein CheB, whose product MGVSENRTTPTESQSSSSKKQLLKTTRALKSPTSSPEKKSGIFPIVGIGASAGGLEAFEKFFSSMPAESGMAFVLIPHLDPSHVSILPDLLQRFTRMKVHLTVDGTKVEPNNVYVTPPNKYLAILNGILQLMQPAVSRASRLPINSFFRTLAQDQKQNAACIILSGTGTDGTLGLREIRSEGGLVIVQDPDSAKYDGMPRSAMATGMADYVLPPEEIPGQLVEYFQHATRGKDSAMISVKGDPSDALQKILILLRTHTGHDFSLYKQHTILRRIERRMNVHQINDIASYVRYLEQSPGEVGVLFSEILIGVTSFFRDSGAFEVLKQKVLPELVESKSGDDPIRIWVPACSSGEEAYSIAITLQECMDDLKREFRAQIFGTDINAGAINAAREGHYSSSISANVSKDRLRRFFTQEDNGYRIKKTIREMLVFAPQNIIHDPPFTKLDMVCCRNLLIYMDTDLQRKILPIIHYSLRPKGVLFLGTAETIGSFTDLFGVVDKQWKIFNRKESILANHAWTQFPAHPRISPAAQGEATLTARRTREMNMPRQLEKILLEDYVPPCVVIDEKGDISYVHGRTGQYLEPAQGKASLNILAMARSGLRTALTTAIRQVASKKEKVTYERLQVEGNGGQQSVHLTVKPITEPEALRGMMMVVFEEAKPPANTRSPKKGSSGHPVNAQVAELETELKQTKEYFRTTIEEVEISNQDLKSANEELQSTNEELETSKEELQSLNEELITVNAELQGRNDELSQASDDMKNLLDSTHIATLFLDTELDIKGFTPAAGNILPLIQTDIGRPISHITSNLQYEHLVENVQHVIKTLAFKETEVATKDGRWYFMRITPYRTVTNVIAGVVITFNDITQQKRNALLAEDAREYAQNIVDTIREPLLVLDTDLRVISAGRSFYRIFQMTPKETDGKCLYDLGDRQWDVPELRQQMEKLIASNAAFEDVRISRDFPHIGQRVMLVNGRQIRQHNNPARLILLAMEDVTKQKQEPTVG is encoded by the coding sequence ATGGGGGTCAGTGAAAATAGAACCACACCGACAGAAAGCCAATCCTCAAGCTCAAAAAAGCAGCTACTTAAAACCACGCGGGCCTTGAAATCCCCAACCTCTTCCCCCGAGAAAAAGAGTGGCATTTTCCCAATTGTCGGTATAGGAGCTTCCGCAGGGGGGCTCGAAGCATTTGAAAAGTTCTTCAGCAGCATGCCGGCAGAAAGCGGGATGGCCTTTGTGCTGATTCCCCATCTGGATCCCTCTCATGTCAGCATCCTTCCCGATCTCCTGCAAAGATTCACCAGAATGAAGGTTCACCTGACAGTTGATGGAACGAAGGTCGAACCCAACAACGTCTATGTCACCCCTCCCAATAAATACCTGGCCATCCTCAATGGAATCCTCCAACTCATGCAGCCCGCCGTGTCGCGAGCTTCGAGGTTACCCATCAATTCCTTTTTCCGAACCCTGGCGCAGGACCAGAAACAGAACGCCGCTTGCATCATTCTCTCCGGAACCGGAACGGACGGAACCCTGGGACTGCGGGAGATCAGGAGCGAGGGGGGATTGGTAATAGTCCAGGACCCGGATTCGGCCAAGTATGACGGCATGCCAAGAAGCGCCATGGCCACTGGTATGGCGGACTACGTCCTGCCGCCGGAAGAGATACCGGGACAATTGGTGGAATACTTCCAACACGCAACGCGTGGAAAAGACAGTGCAATGATCTCCGTTAAAGGAGATCCATCCGATGCCTTGCAGAAAATACTCATTCTCCTTCGCACCCACACAGGGCATGACTTTTCCTTATACAAGCAGCATACAATTCTCCGGCGGATTGAAAGGCGGATGAATGTCCACCAGATAAATGATATTGCCAGCTATGTCCGCTATCTGGAGCAGAGCCCTGGGGAAGTGGGAGTCCTCTTCAGCGAAATCTTGATCGGCGTGACCAGTTTCTTCAGGGACTCGGGAGCTTTTGAAGTCCTCAAACAGAAGGTTTTACCGGAACTGGTTGAAAGCAAATCCGGGGATGATCCGATACGCATATGGGTCCCCGCCTGCTCCAGCGGTGAAGAAGCCTATTCGATAGCTATTACCCTGCAGGAGTGTATGGATGATCTTAAACGGGAATTCAGGGCTCAGATTTTCGGCACGGATATCAACGCCGGGGCCATCAATGCCGCCCGTGAGGGTCACTACTCTTCCAGTATTTCTGCGAATGTGAGCAAGGACCGACTCAGGCGGTTTTTCACCCAGGAGGATAACGGTTACCGCATCAAGAAAACCATTCGGGAGATGCTGGTTTTTGCGCCTCAAAACATCATCCACGACCCGCCGTTTACAAAACTGGATATGGTATGCTGCCGAAATCTGCTCATTTATATGGATACGGACCTGCAGCGGAAAATACTGCCGATTATCCACTACAGCTTGAGGCCCAAAGGGGTACTCTTTTTGGGTACTGCGGAAACCATCGGCAGCTTTACTGACTTGTTTGGTGTGGTTGACAAGCAATGGAAGATATTCAACCGTAAGGAATCCATTCTGGCAAATCATGCCTGGACACAATTCCCTGCGCACCCTCGCATATCCCCGGCAGCTCAAGGGGAAGCTACGTTAACGGCAAGGAGAACCAGAGAAATGAACATGCCCCGACAGCTTGAGAAGATTCTGCTAGAAGATTATGTCCCGCCATGCGTCGTGATCGATGAAAAGGGCGATATCTCCTATGTTCATGGCCGGACCGGTCAGTATCTGGAGCCTGCTCAAGGGAAAGCCAGTCTGAATATCCTGGCGATGGCCCGTTCCGGACTGAGAACAGCGCTGACAACCGCCATTCGTCAAGTTGCTTCCAAGAAGGAAAAAGTGACTTATGAGAGGTTGCAGGTGGAGGGTAATGGAGGCCAGCAATCCGTTCACCTGACCGTCAAGCCGATTACGGAGCCGGAAGCCCTTCGCGGGATGATGATGGTGGTGTTCGAAGAGGCAAAGCCTCCGGCAAACACCAGATCGCCAAAGAAAGGCAGTTCGGGACATCCGGTCAATGCTCAAGTGGCAGAGCTGGAGACGGAACTCAAGCAAACCAAGGAGTATTTCCGAACAACCATTGAGGAGGTCGAGATCTCCAACCAAGACCTTAAGTCAGCCAATGAGGAATTACAATCCACCAATGAAGAGCTGGAGACCTCCAAGGAAGAGTTGCAATCACTCAATGAGGAACTGATAACCGTAAATGCAGAACTTCAGGGTCGCAACGACGAACTTTCCCAAGCCAGCGATGACATGAAGAACCTGCTCGACAGCACCCATATCGCTACCCTCTTCTTGGATACCGAACTGGATATTAAGGGCTTCACCCCCGCAGCCGGCAATATTCTTCCCTTGATCCAGACGGATATTGGCCGGCCCATCAGTCACATCACCTCGAACCTGCAATACGAACACCTGGTTGAAAATGTCCAGCACGTCATCAAAACGCTGGCTTTCAAAGAAACGGAAGTGGCAACCAAAGATGGCCGCTGGTATTTTATGCGCATCACGCCGTACCGAACTGTCACCAATGTCATTGCCGGTGTGGTGATAACCTTCAATGACATCACTCAGCAGAAAAGAAACGCTCTGTTGGCCGAGGATGCCCGTGAATATGCCCAGAATATTGTCGATACCATCCGAGAGCCGTTGCTTGTGCTGGATACGGACCTGCGGGTGATATCGGCGGGCCGTTCTTTCTATCGGATCTTCCAGATGACCCCAAAAGAGACCGATGGGAAGTGCCTCTACGATCTGGGAGATCGGCAATGGGATGTGCCAGAACTCCGCCAGCAGATGGAGAAGCTTATCGCCAGCAACGCTGCCTTCGAGGATGTTCGGATAAGCCGCGATTTTCCCCATATCGGACAGCGCGTCATGCTGGTAAACGGCAGGCAAATTCGGCAGCACAATAACCCAGCCAGGCTGATTCTTCTGGCCATGGAAGACGTCACCAAACAAAAACAGGAGCCAACGGTCGGTTAG
- a CDS encoding HAMP domain-containing sensor histidine kinase: MSISVRNIIRDVSKEPSYRELRDVERRLQQELEAERQKRADFLRVLVHELKGSLTPLVFSSQLLLSELSESPVEDASLVRLAGNMQRGAQRLNKLIDELLDLARGELFMLKLHTAQLNMSELLLQISQEMSPIMAQQGKTLVLEVPPSLPPVTADEDRIRQIITNLFSNALKFTPPGGTITLEARAEPDKLIVAVRDTGSGMTEDEQRRLFEPYHRVEKDRERFNGLGACFVQGARRPSWGVALGGERGGKREHL; the protein is encoded by the coding sequence ATGAGTATATCGGTCAGAAATATCATCAGAGACGTTTCCAAGGAACCTTCATACCGGGAGCTCCGTGATGTGGAGAGGCGCCTCCAGCAAGAGTTAGAGGCTGAAAGACAGAAAAGGGCTGATTTCCTGAGGGTGTTGGTCCATGAGCTAAAGGGATCCTTGACGCCTCTGGTGTTTTCCAGCCAGCTTCTTCTTAGCGAACTCTCCGAATCGCCGGTTGAAGATGCGTCGTTGGTGCGGTTGGCGGGCAATATGCAGCGCGGCGCTCAGCGGCTTAATAAGCTGATTGATGAACTTCTTGATCTGGCACGAGGCGAGTTGTTCATGCTAAAGCTGCACACTGCCCAGTTGAACATGTCGGAACTCCTCCTTCAGATCAGTCAAGAGATGAGCCCGATTATGGCGCAGCAGGGGAAAACGCTTGTCCTGGAGGTCCCGCCATCGCTTCCCCCGGTCACCGCTGATGAAGATCGCATCCGGCAGATCATCACCAATCTTTTCAGCAATGCCCTGAAATTCACTCCTCCTGGGGGCACCATCACCCTGGAGGCGAGAGCGGAGCCGGATAAACTCATTGTGGCGGTTCGGGATACGGGTTCCGGGATGACGGAGGACGAACAGCGCCGCCTGTTCGAGCCCTATCATCGGGTGGAGAAGGACAGGGAGCGCTTTAACGGGTTGGGGGCTTGTTTTGTGCAAGGTGCTCGTCGGCCTTCATGGGGGGTGGCTTTGGGTGGAGAGCGAGGAGGGAAAAGGGAGCACCTTTAG